In one window of Lewinella sp. 4G2 DNA:
- a CDS encoding ferredoxin--NADP reductase, translating to MPKWNPATITRIQQRSPTVRSFWIRLPHHERLDYKPGQFLTLELPISERRRDGWRSYSIAAAPDGSNEAELCIVHLPGGKGTTWLFEEAEVGTEVKSKDPGGVFTLPPGPLKNDIVMVCTGTGVAPFRAMLQERLAAENVNFHLIFGCRTAADILYREEFEAMAAEHDNFTYSVAASREDVAATKTMATSRGYVHEVYKTLYPKPANQLKFYLCGWNVMVDEAVATLKEMGYEANQVVAELYG from the coding sequence ATGCCAAAATGGAACCCCGCCACCATCACCCGTATCCAGCAGCGCTCCCCCACCGTCCGCTCCTTCTGGATCCGCCTGCCCCACCACGAGCGGCTAGACTATAAACCCGGCCAGTTCCTCACCCTCGAACTGCCCATCAGCGAACGCCGCCGGGACGGCTGGCGCAGCTACTCCATCGCCGCGGCGCCGGACGGGAGTAACGAAGCCGAACTCTGCATCGTCCACCTGCCCGGCGGGAAGGGAACGACCTGGCTATTCGAAGAAGCCGAAGTGGGCACTGAAGTGAAGAGTAAGGACCCCGGTGGCGTCTTCACCCTCCCCCCCGGCCCGCTGAAGAACGATATCGTGATGGTCTGCACCGGCACCGGCGTCGCCCCCTTCCGCGCGATGCTCCAGGAGCGGCTGGCCGCTGAGAACGTCAATTTCCACCTCATCTTCGGCTGCCGTACGGCGGCGGACATCCTCTACCGCGAAGAGTTCGAAGCCATGGCCGCCGAGCACGACAATTTCACCTACTCCGTAGCCGCCAGCCGCGAAGACGTAGCCGCCACGAAGACAATGGCCACCTCCCGGGGGTACGTCCATGAGGTCTACAAAACCCTCTACCCGAAACCGGCTAACCAGCTAAAATTCTACCTCTGCGGCTGGAACGTCATGGTAGACGAAGCCGTAGCCACCCTCAAAGAAATGGGCTACGAAGCCAACCAGGTAGTGGCGGAATTATACGGCTGA
- a CDS encoding GYDIA family GHMP kinase, protein MLKASLDKSYHGKLLLTGEYFVLDGVPALAVPTKLGQRFTTSLTRGMGLFWMAKDLRGKQWFKTSINWDGSLGYNHSPNAFTKRLYEILQAADRLRPGVLQAATSHYAVHSQLEFERLWGLGTSSTLIAFMAQWLGVNPYELLEDTFGGSGYDLACAIADGPIRYIRNGTTPEVTPLDWRPEWLHQTYFVYRNQKQNSREGIRAYRQAEVTSQRREEVAQLTAALTSETPHLRAAQNLLKEHESLVGDTLGLPPVQEELFADFPGQLKSLGAWGGDFMWALSDRPATEVTTYFNERGLRTVIPYEELILQ, encoded by the coding sequence ATGCTGAAAGCCTCTCTAGATAAATCCTACCACGGTAAGCTTCTACTGACGGGGGAATACTTCGTCCTCGACGGGGTGCCGGCCCTGGCCGTCCCCACCAAACTGGGGCAACGCTTTACCACCTCCCTCACCCGGGGCATGGGCCTGTTCTGGATGGCGAAGGACCTCCGCGGCAAGCAGTGGTTCAAGACCAGCATCAACTGGGATGGATCGCTGGGGTATAACCACTCCCCCAACGCCTTCACGAAGCGCCTCTACGAAATCCTCCAGGCGGCGGACCGGCTTCGGCCCGGCGTACTCCAGGCGGCGACGAGTCATTACGCCGTCCACAGCCAACTGGAGTTCGAACGGCTCTGGGGATTGGGCACCAGCTCCACCCTCATCGCTTTCATGGCGCAGTGGCTGGGCGTCAACCCCTACGAATTACTGGAGGACACTTTCGGTGGTAGCGGCTACGACCTCGCCTGCGCCATCGCCGACGGGCCAATCCGGTACATCCGCAACGGTACTACGCCGGAGGTCACTCCCCTGGATTGGCGACCCGAATGGCTCCACCAAACCTACTTTGTCTACCGCAACCAAAAGCAAAACTCCCGCGAAGGCATTCGGGCCTATCGTCAAGCGGAAGTAACCTCACAACGCCGGGAGGAAGTCGCCCAGCTCACCGCTGCCCTGACGTCCGAAACCCCGCACCTGCGGGCAGCGCAAAATCTGCTAAAGGAGCACGAAAGCCTCGTCGGAGATACGCTCGGTCTGCCCCCCGTCCAGGAAGAATTGTTCGCGGATTTTCCCGGCCAGCTAAAATCTCTCGGCGCCTGGGGTGGCGACTTCATGTGGGCCCTCTCCGACCGCCCCGCCACCGAAGTCACCACCTACTTCAACGAACGGGGCCTCCGAACGGTTATCCCCTACGAAGAACTCATCCTACAGTAG
- a CDS encoding CHAT domain-containing protein, with protein sequence MYHNNIVVGKYLYDKTKRIEFLESSTSIYDAITSAGLYGSIIENKYKGIDENFRTYLQEKAELEEARKHYSKSGELVGLIETNFALDSINHTFRADNPDYLDELRKNYQLSFSRLQTSASADSSAYVSFYKGKKILYRLYLSQDTVLLDRLSHRRAEVDSLTEAWNQMDIQRQGQEELGSNFRRLYELLLGDLPQPLPPSLHIVANGSLENLPFNLLRMDTLGEPGPPRYLGIERAISRQFSLRTMELLNELRPEPNKRQPLAYAPIFTGGAVDQGTASGGAETYLSPLSGSAREMDALQQLSGGTFRRGDRATVSHYLDRSPDYGILHLATHAVSNAQDGLESRIYLLNEDGQPQAITAAEISRQELNADLVTLSACETSRGGQNTVEGTIGLTRAFLAAGARTVVASNWAVDDRATAEMMASFYDYTADGLPAHLALQRSRKDYLTNHPGAHPSRWAAFEAFGGMQPVNWDRTKPWYASISPLVGASLALLMVALAGLFFYFRKPSYAESLSR encoded by the coding sequence GTGTACCACAACAATATCGTGGTGGGGAAATACCTTTACGACAAAACGAAACGGATTGAATTTTTAGAGTCGTCCACTTCAATTTACGATGCCATCACTTCCGCGGGCTTGTACGGTTCGATCATTGAGAATAAGTATAAGGGCATTGATGAGAACTTCAGAACATACTTGCAAGAGAAAGCTGAGCTGGAAGAGGCAAGGAAACATTACAGCAAATCTGGAGAACTGGTAGGTTTAATCGAAACGAATTTTGCTTTGGATTCAATCAACCACACATTTCGGGCTGACAACCCGGATTACTTAGATGAACTCCGTAAGAATTATCAACTTTCATTTTCCAGACTGCAAACGTCAGCTTCAGCTGATTCGTCAGCCTACGTTTCATTTTACAAGGGGAAGAAAATCCTCTACCGCCTCTACCTAAGCCAAGACACCGTACTCTTAGATCGCCTCTCCCACCGGCGGGCTGAGGTGGACTCCTTGACGGAGGCGTGGAACCAAATGGATATCCAACGGCAAGGGCAGGAGGAATTGGGTAGCAACTTCCGCCGGCTTTACGAACTGCTGCTCGGCGACCTTCCCCAGCCCCTTCCCCCGTCCCTGCACATCGTGGCCAACGGTTCCCTGGAAAACCTCCCCTTCAACTTATTACGGATGGACACGCTGGGCGAACCGGGCCCACCCCGCTACCTGGGGATCGAACGCGCCATTAGCCGGCAGTTTTCCCTGCGGACGATGGAGTTGCTCAACGAACTACGGCCGGAACCCAACAAACGACAACCCTTAGCCTACGCTCCTATTTTCACGGGTGGGGCCGTAGATCAGGGAACGGCCAGCGGCGGGGCCGAGACCTACCTCTCCCCCCTCTCCGGCAGCGCACGGGAGATGGATGCTCTCCAACAACTATCCGGAGGCACCTTCCGGCGAGGGGATCGCGCCACCGTTAGCCACTATCTGGATAGATCACCCGACTACGGTATCCTCCACCTTGCCACCCACGCCGTCTCCAACGCGCAGGATGGATTGGAAAGCCGGATCTACCTCCTCAACGAAGATGGCCAACCACAAGCCATCACCGCCGCCGAGATCAGCCGCCAGGAATTGAATGCGGACCTGGTTACCCTCAGCGCCTGCGAAACCAGCCGGGGTGGGCAGAATACCGTCGAAGGCACCATCGGCCTGACGCGGGCTTTCCTCGCCGCCGGCGCCCGTACCGTAGTGGCCTCCAACTGGGCCGTGGACGACCGGGCTACCGCCGAAATGATGGCTTCCTTTTACGATTATACTGCCGACGGCTTGCCCGCCCACCTCGCGCTGCAACGCTCGCGAAAGGATTACCTGACCAATCACCCGGGCGCCCATCCCTCCCGTTGGGCAGCCTTCGAAGCTTTCGGGGGAATGCAGCCAGTGAACTGGGACCGAACCAAACCCTGGTACGCCAGTATTTCTCCGCTGGTTGGTGCATCCCTGGCCCTATTGATGGTCGCCTTGGCCGGACTCTTTTTCTACTTCCGAAAACCCTCCTATGCTGAAAGCCTCTCTAGATAA
- the rpsA gene encoding 30S ribosomal protein S1, with protein sequence MMDDEKDPNIEEGTPETPQAEATEAVTEETTAEETSTDETPVLVQQEAEPTAKIIRKDATKVNVLITEEVKEEGVEIDEADQSGTTGEGHADFNWNMTNRSAASRYTDQERADLEKAFDASMTNISEAEIMSAKVSSIIDGDVILDLNYKSDGLLPLSEFRDQPELAVGDTVEVYVEQQEDEKGQLVLSRRKAKLLRAWDRIRDSYANGTVITGRVVSKTKGGLIADCGGLETFLPGSQIDIKPIVDYDAYVGKTMEFKVVKINETIKNAVVSHKALIESDLAEQREAIIASLERGQVLEGIVKNITDFGAFLDLGGVDGLLYITDISWGRINHPSDVLELNQKVNVAVLDFDENKKRISLGLKQLLPHPWEVLDEAIQEGSTVEGKVVNIEDYGAFLEIMPGVEGLVHVSEVSWSNQPINAREYFTVGETKSAKVVTIDREDRKMSLSIKQLQNDPWDEITANFGIGSVHTGKVKNLTPYGVFVELDEGIGGMIHISDLSWTKRFSHPSEFVKVGDEIQTTVLEVDEQNRKMSLGHKQLEENPWDSFEGVFPEGSYHEATVLRKDDRGAIVQMPYGLEAYAPIKLMRKEDGTIAEVDETLTVKVIEFDRDSKRLTVSHSRYVNDIRKEAKDQVYKEQKEEREETRKVLKKTSSSIERSTLGDLSAFEQLREQLSGNDDDKDGDK encoded by the coding sequence ATGATGGATGACGAAAAAGACCCGAACATTGAAGAGGGCACCCCAGAAACGCCTCAGGCTGAGGCAACCGAAGCCGTAACCGAAGAAACTACCGCCGAGGAAACTTCCACCGACGAGACGCCCGTACTCGTACAGCAAGAAGCCGAACCTACCGCCAAGATCATCCGTAAGGACGCCACGAAAGTGAACGTGCTCATCACCGAAGAGGTGAAGGAAGAAGGCGTAGAGATTGACGAAGCGGACCAATCCGGCACCACCGGTGAAGGCCACGCTGACTTTAACTGGAACATGACCAACCGGTCTGCCGCCAGCCGCTACACCGATCAGGAACGCGCCGACCTCGAAAAGGCTTTCGATGCGTCCATGACGAACATCTCCGAAGCCGAGATCATGTCTGCCAAAGTAAGCAGCATCATCGACGGTGACGTGATCCTCGACCTGAACTACAAGTCCGACGGTCTCCTCCCCCTCAGTGAATTCCGCGACCAGCCCGAGCTGGCCGTTGGTGATACCGTAGAGGTATACGTTGAGCAGCAGGAAGACGAAAAGGGACAGCTCGTCCTGAGCCGCCGCAAGGCCAAGCTTCTCCGCGCCTGGGATCGTATCCGCGATTCTTACGCGAACGGTACCGTCATTACGGGCCGCGTAGTGAGCAAGACCAAGGGTGGTCTCATCGCCGACTGCGGCGGTTTGGAAACCTTCCTTCCCGGTTCACAGATTGACATCAAGCCCATCGTTGATTACGATGCGTACGTTGGCAAAACGATGGAATTCAAGGTCGTCAAGATCAACGAAACCATCAAGAACGCCGTCGTTTCCCATAAAGCCCTCATCGAGAGCGATCTGGCCGAGCAGCGCGAAGCGATCATCGCTTCCCTCGAGCGTGGACAGGTACTGGAAGGTATCGTCAAGAACATCACCGACTTCGGGGCATTCCTCGACCTGGGTGGCGTTGACGGACTTCTCTACATCACGGACATCAGCTGGGGCCGGATCAACCACCCAAGCGACGTCCTCGAGCTCAACCAGAAGGTCAACGTGGCCGTACTGGACTTCGACGAGAACAAGAAGCGTATTTCTCTGGGCCTCAAGCAGCTCCTCCCCCACCCCTGGGAAGTGCTCGACGAAGCCATTCAGGAAGGTTCTACCGTGGAGGGCAAGGTGGTCAACATCGAAGACTACGGTGCATTCCTCGAGATCATGCCGGGCGTAGAAGGCCTCGTACACGTATCCGAAGTGAGCTGGTCCAACCAGCCCATCAACGCGCGTGAGTACTTCACCGTTGGTGAGACCAAGTCCGCCAAAGTGGTGACCATCGACCGGGAAGACCGCAAGATGAGCCTCTCCATCAAGCAGCTGCAGAACGATCCGTGGGATGAGATTACTGCCAACTTTGGCATTGGTTCCGTACACACGGGTAAGGTGAAGAACCTGACGCCCTACGGTGTATTCGTGGAACTCGACGAAGGCATTGGTGGCATGATCCACATCAGCGACCTGAGCTGGACGAAGCGCTTCAGCCACCCCTCCGAATTCGTGAAGGTGGGTGATGAGATCCAAACGACCGTACTGGAAGTGGATGAGCAGAACCGCAAGATGTCCCTCGGCCACAAGCAACTCGAAGAGAACCCCTGGGATAGCTTCGAGGGTGTATTCCCCGAAGGTTCTTACCACGAAGCGACCGTCCTCCGCAAGGATGACCGTGGCGCCATCGTTCAGATGCCGTACGGCCTCGAAGCTTACGCTCCGATCAAGCTGATGCGCAAGGAAGATGGTACCATCGCTGAGGTGGACGAGACGCTGACCGTAAAGGTCATCGAGTTCGACCGCGACAGCAAGCGCCTCACCGTGAGCCACAGCCGCTACGTCAACGATATCCGCAAGGAAGCGAAGGACCAGGTGTACAAAGAGCAGAAGGAGGAGCGCGAAGAGACCCGCAAGGTGCTCAAGAAGACCTCCAGCAGCATCGAGCGTTCCACGCTGGGTGATCTCTCCGCCTTCGAGCAGCTCCGCGAGCAGCTCAGCGGCAACGACGATGACAAAGACGGTGACAAGTAA
- a CDS encoding DUF4349 domain-containing protein: protein MRILLFGFLLLLISCGQTNSYEDRATIETASDYTGNDLKMDQQQMADGSAPPPPPPPPGENISAPVTKVIKTGSMAFGVEDLGVAKLGVDSLLAVNGAYYEKEEYRTAYRSVAYALTIRVPAANFETLLAALEAGTGTLTTKSISARDVTEEYVDLSIRLDNKLAYLEQYQTILKRARTIEEILEVQEKIRLIEEEIESKKGRLKFLDDRVGLSTLQLTLTEDTDAYVAEEPGVFSRAGKALLGGATNFLDVLIGLLYLWPFLLILVGLFFFRRPILNLFRRSKSS, encoded by the coding sequence ATGAGAATTCTACTTTTCGGCTTCCTCCTGCTCCTCATTTCCTGTGGCCAGACCAATAGCTACGAAGACCGCGCCACCATCGAGACCGCCAGCGACTACACCGGCAATGACCTGAAAATGGATCAGCAGCAAATGGCGGACGGTTCAGCGCCGCCGCCGCCTCCCCCACCACCCGGTGAAAATATTTCGGCACCGGTTACCAAAGTGATCAAAACCGGTAGCATGGCCTTCGGCGTCGAAGATCTGGGGGTGGCCAAACTGGGCGTAGATAGTCTGCTCGCCGTCAATGGCGCCTACTACGAAAAGGAAGAATACCGTACGGCCTACCGGAGCGTCGCCTACGCCCTGACCATCCGCGTGCCGGCGGCCAACTTCGAAACCCTCCTGGCGGCACTGGAAGCGGGCACCGGCACCCTGACGACCAAGAGCATCAGCGCGCGCGACGTCACGGAAGAATACGTTGACCTCAGCATCCGCCTCGACAATAAGCTCGCCTACCTCGAGCAATACCAAACCATCCTGAAACGGGCGCGGACGATCGAGGAAATCCTGGAAGTCCAGGAAAAGATCCGCCTCATCGAGGAGGAGATCGAAAGCAAGAAGGGCCGCCTCAAATTCCTCGATGACCGGGTGGGCCTCTCCACCCTCCAACTCACCCTTACGGAAGATACGGATGCCTACGTGGCGGAAGAGCCAGGCGTCTTTAGCCGGGCCGGCAAGGCGCTGCTGGGCGGTGCCACCAACTTCCTGGACGTACTGATTGGCCTGCTTTACCTGTGGCCCTTTCTGCTGATCTTGGTCGGCCTCTTCTTCTTCCGCCGGCCGATCCTGAACCTATTTCGCCGTTCAAAAAGTAGCTGA